Proteins encoded in a region of the Pieris brassicae chromosome 3, ilPieBrab1.1, whole genome shotgun sequence genome:
- the LOC123706857 gene encoding tropomyosin-1 — protein sequence MDAIKKKMQAMKLEKDNAMDKADTCEQQARDANLRAEKVNEEVRELQKKLTQVEEDLSLNKNKLEQANKDLEEKEKQLTATEAEVASLNRKVQQIEEDLEKSEERSGTAQQKLLEAQQSADENNRMCKVLENRSQQDEERMDQLTNQLKEARLLAEDADGKSDEVSRKLAFVEDELEVAEDRVKSGDAKISELEEELKVVGNSLKSLEVSEEKANQRVEEFKKQLKTLTIKLKEAEARAEYAEKTVKKLQKEVDRLEDELGINKDRYKSLADEMDSTFAELAGY from the exons ATGGACGCGATCAAGAAGAAGATGCAGGCGATGAAGCTGGAGAAGGACAATGCCATGGACAAGGCAGACACCTGCGAGCAGCAGGCTAGAGACGCCAACCTCCGCGCCGAAAAG GTTAACGAGGAAGTCCGTGAACTTCAAAAGAAGCTCACCCAAGTAGAAGAGGACTTGTCCCTCAACAAGAACAAATTAGAGCAGGCTAACAAGGACCTTGAAGAGAAGGAAAAGCAGCTTACCGCGACCGAGGCGGAGGTGGCATCCCTCAACAGGAAGGTACAGCAGATTGAGGAGGACCTAGAAAAGTCTGAGGAGAGGTCTGGCACCGCCCAACAGAAACTGTTAGAAGCACAGCAATCCGCTGATGAGAACAACCG tatgTGCAAAGTACTGGAGAACAGATCACAGCAGGACGAGGAGCGTATGGACCAACTTACCAACCAGCTGAAGGAGGCCCGTCTCTTAGCTGAAGACGCTGACGGCAAATCTGATGAG GTATCCCGCAAACTGGCCTTCGTTGAAGACGAGCTGGAAGTAGCAGAGGACCGTGTCAAGTCTGGTGACGCCAAAATCTCCGAACTTGAAGAAGAGTTAAAG GTCGTAGGTAACTCCCTTAAATCCCTAGAAGTCTCAGAAGAGAAGGCCAACCAGCGTGTAGAAGAattcaaaaaacaattgaagacCCTCACTATCAAGCTCAAGGAGGCTGAGGCTCGCGCTGAATACGCCGAAAAGACTGTCAAGAAACTGCAGAAGGAGGTCGACAGGCTCGAAG ACGAGCTCGGCATCAACAAGGACAGATACAAGAGCCTGGCTGATGAGATGGACTCCACTTTCGCCGAGTTGGCTGGATACTAA